From the Marinobacter sp. es.048 genome, the window GTAATCCGCATCGTGTCTTGGGACAGCTGTGCAGCACATGCTTGAAAGTGCCGGAACGATGCGGCTGAACTTCTGATTATCCGTCATCGAAGGCAGAACTATTATAGATCGTCCTCGTTCAGATAGTCTTGCTCCAGCCACAAAACTTGGTAAGCCGCCGACACCAGCAAGCTGCCGCCCCTTGACAGAATCTGAATTAATTTGCCCGAAAAGGTCGACTTCTATAGCCGAATTTATTGCGCAAAAGCCGGGAATCTCACTAATTCGCCGAACGCTGTGGCTTTCGCTTACTGGTTGGAAATAGAAAGTGGGATCTTTATCAAGTCGTTCGTAGAACTGAGTATCGCCTAGGGCAGCCCCCGTTCGTACAGCGCCCCGCCCTTTGATGCTCCCGCTATCTATCAAAGAGCTCACATTGGGTAACACCATTCCCGAATAGATTTTTAGGTCGCGATGGGATGTAAGGCCTTCCAGTACGGCAGATGGCAGTTTTCCAATCCCTAGTTCCAGTGTGTCACCATCATTGACCAAATTGACGACGTGTTCGGCAATGTCATGTTGCAGTGTTCCTGGGACAGGGTTGCTGTAGTGCACCACATCCGATGTCTCGTCGCAGCAAACATCCGCATCGTGAAAGCGAATGCGGAATGAGCCTTGCGTCCTCGGCAGGGAGGGGTTTATGTGAAGAACCTTGATCTTGGCCTTGTCCCATACAGCAGGTATAAAATCCTGGGAAAGCCCAAGGGAGCAGTGGCCGCTTGCGTCTGGAGGCGTTACCTGAGCGACTGCGACATCAATTTCTGTGTTTTGTTGAAGGTCCCGGAAAATTCCTGGATAGTCTAACGGAAGGAGTTCTGCTCGACCATCTTCGAGTCCTGCCCGAAGCCCAGGAAGCATAAAATAATTTCGCTGGCGGGATTCCGGGTGCAACCCCAAATAGTCGGACCGATTAATGCCGGGGAAAAGAGCCCCCACAAAACGCACTCCCATGCATGCATCAGGTGTGGCTTTAAGTGCTCTGTAAAAAGCGAGACTCTCTCCTGAAACGCCTGGAACATAGACGGTCATTCCCGGTTTTAGCCGCTTGACGAAGTCGTTCAGAGCTTCAGAGGTCGGCATGATTGGGCTCTCTAGGTATAATTAATATCATGGATGATAGAGCTATAGTTGTTTTTTTGATTTTATATTCTGCTTATAAAAACTTTTTTCGCAATTAAACAGTTCGCTTGAGCGGTTGAGTTCTTAATTTTATCTTCTATAAATTCGGTGTTTTGTCAAATTCCAAGATCGCTATAATTTAATTATCAATGTGAGAGCCTAAATACAAAAAAGCCGGGGACAGAAATGAGGCAAGGATTCCTGAGTAGAGCTTCATAGCTAACCCAGGCTGTCCCCGGAAAAAGGGCTAGCGCCCCACAACAACTAGTATTACCTCAACACCACGGGTCTTGATATATTTGTTGCACTCTAAATAAAAGCCAAGCCCTAGGGCGTTAAATAATAGGATAGAGTAAAATTTGATTCTTATAATAAAGAGCCCTATGAATTTCCCGGAGCGCAAAGCATCAACGCCTGACGCGTGCACTTACAGACCACTTGGTCATTCTGGTTGTATCCAGTATGAGTAAACGTGACAATGCCTGCATTTTTTCGAGATTTAGATTTTCGTTTCTCAGTGACCGTAGTCACTGAACGTAAGGTATCTCCATAAAATACCGGGTTTGGAAACTGGACTTCGCTGAACCCGAGGTTTGCTACTGTGGTCCCCAGAGTCGTATCTTGGACGCTCACCCCGATAATGAATCCCAAAGTTAATACAGAGTTAACGAGAGGTTTACCAAATTCGGTATTCTTGCAGTAATCGGCGTCTATGTGGATCTGAGCAGGATTGTAGGTTATACCGCAAAACCAAGTATTGTCAGACTCGGTAATCGTTTTTCTCGTTTCATGCTCAAATGCGTCATCGATATTAAGTTGGTCAAAATAGCGCCCAGCCATGTGCTTCCTCGAATTAACTTGAACTTAGACAGTTCGGGGGATCTATATCTGCGCAAAGCTTGTCATTCACCAAAACAGTCTTTCGAATGGCTCCTCTTTAGCTCCGCGCCAACTTCCAGCAACTAAGAGGGCGACTCACTTCATGCACGTCAACTTTTAGGGGAACGTGGATCACCTTCGGTCTTCGGTTAACTGTTTCTCGTTAGCCGATGCTTGTGAGAGGGTTTCACGTAAATCCCCGTTTTAGTTTTTAGCATTATAGTAAGAGATAAGACGATATGCAAGCATAAAGAATGTGTGGATTCTGAAGTGTCCATTTGACAGCGGTCTCCTCTAGGGGGAGATGCGGTGTGGCGGTTGGACGCCAGCGACTTGTTCTTTCATCAAAAAAATACGATCCCGATCATTGGGCATGGCATTTGGAGGCACATCCCAGCCACAGAAAGTGGCTACCCCTGTCTTGAGAAGAAGCCTGCGAGTTTCTCGAAAAGTACTTTTGCCTCCCTGGAGCGTTCTGGATGCTATTGCAAAGGTATTGATGCATATCAAGATGATTAAGGCTTCCGATGATTAAGGTGCGATATGAAGTAGGCGGCAATATTGTATGGAAAGAGATGCCGGACTCTTTGCTTCGGTGTAGCACAAAAAAACATATCGGGAGATTCCTATGAGCAATGTGCAAGATGAGTTCAATCAATTCCAGCGCGGTCTCGGAACTGAGCTGTCGCCCACCTGGCGAGAGCTTGCTCAGGCCGACAGCAAGTCTGTGCCGAAATTTCTTATCGAAGAGAGTTCACCAAATCTTGGTTCCGGCAAGATTCCGCCGGAACGATACACGTCCATGGACTTCCATAGGCAGGAAGTGGAAAAGCTCTGGAAGCGTACCTGGCAGGTTGCCTGTCGTGAAGAAGAAATTCCCGAAGCTGGGGATCATTTTGTCTATAAGGTTGCTGGACTGTCATTTCTGGTTGTGCGCTGTGCCGACATGCAGTTAAAAGCGTACTGGAATGTCTGTCTGCACCGTGGTCGGTGCCTCGTGGACAAAAGCGGAAGCGGAGCCAAGCACATACGCTGCGGTTACCACGCTTGGACCTGGACTCTTGAGGGAAAGCTGGCCTTTTATCCTGGTGCTTGGGATTTTCCCGATGTGGAAGCTGAAAAATTCTCCCTCCGTGAGGTCTTGATAGACACTTGGGGTGGTTTCGTGTTCATCAACCCCGACTTGAATGCCATTCCATTACGGGAGCACCTGGGCTTGATGGCTAGCCATTTTGATCGTTGGCCGTTAGATAAACGATTTACGCTCTGGCACGTCCAGAAGCGGGTCAATGCCAATTGGAAGGTCACAATGGAAGCGTTTCTGGAGTCCTACCATGTTATCCAGACACACCCTCAGGCGCTATCTTCAGTGGCCGAGCATGGTACCCAGTATGATATTTATGATGAAGGCGAAGCTCATTTCAGTCGGCTTATCACTCCAACCGGAGTTCCAAGCAAACACGCTAAGGATGCGACCGCCCTGGGCGCCATTGCAGATGTATGGGCATTGCTCAATGCGTTACGCTCTGACGAAGCGAATAGCCTCCCGGATGACATAAACAGCCGTGCTACCATTGCCGAATGGCGACGTCAGACCATGGCGAGTATGACGCACTCAGATTATTCCGATCTGTCAGATGCCGAAATGCTCGACACCATCCAATACTACTTGTTCCCGAATTTCTGTCCATGGTACGGAGAGGGTCTTCCTTTAAGTTATGTTTTTCGGCCAGATAGCGACTCTCCCGACAGTTGTTATTTCGATATTTGGATGCTCGTCCGCGCTCCAGACGAGGGCGTTAGGCCTCCGGCCGCAAAAACGCTTTATCTTGAGCCGGAAGAGAAGCTTGAACCACACATCGGAGCCATGGGTGAGATTTTCGATCAGGACAATGACAACATGCCTTTTGTTCATCTTGGAATGAAGAGTTGGCCTGGTGACCCTGAAGGCGTTACTTTAGGCCGCTACCAGGAAAGCCGTATCCGCCACTTCCATCAGGTGTTGATGAAGGTGCTGGGCCGTCCCTGAGCTAATAGCGGTGTTAAGTTTTGGGCAGGCAGGTAAGATCTGCCTGCCCTGGTCGGCGCCAATTAGTTGCAGGCGGAAAAAACACTATGCAGTTGGAATGTGTATTCCTTCGGGAGAGGAGAGTTGTGTAAAAATACTATGATTGCTTCATGGTAGTTTGCTACAATACTATCTGCCATGTATCGTTTGGGCTTCAGCGCCTCTCAATAGGTGAGACGTTGCAAACTTGGGGTGATCAACAATGAACAAAAATAAACCAAGCTGTGTGCTGGTAACTGGAGCTGCCAGGGGAATCGGTAGGAGACTCGTGGAGCGAGCAATCCTGCGTGGCGATTTTACCGTGGCTGTGGTGCGCAAGGACTCGGATTTGAACGCGTTTGGAGAGCATCCTAATCTTCGCGTGGTCGTTATGGATTTCGCAGACACTCAAAGCGTGGAAAGAGGATTCGCTCAGGTTGACCAGGAGCTAGAAGGGCGTGACCTTAAAGTCGTGGTTCACTGCGCAGCAATTTCTGGTCCAGGGGCTGTGGAAATTACCTCTGTGGAGAAGTTTCAACAAGTTATTAACACCAATACTCTAGGCAGCCTACGTCTACTCAAGCAGTCAATACCGAGGTTGCGTGGCCATGGTGGGCGTGTTGTTCTGGTCACATCCTTATGGGGGCAGGCTTCAGGGCCATTGCTTGGTGCATATTGTGCCTCGAAGCATGCTATTGAGTCGCTCGCCGATACCTTGCGCAGAGAGACTCGAGGGATGAATTTGCACGTAGTGGTGGCGGAGCCTGGAGTGGTGCAAACTGATATGCTCGAAGATCAAGCAAGCTTTGTAAATGAGCATGTAGGCAGGCTACCCCCAAGCATGCGCGAACAATATGAGAATCTATATCTTCGTTATCACAAATTAGTTAGCACAGTAAAGGGAATTGATACTGACGCGTGTTCGGAGGGCCTGGAGCGGGCTATGTTCAGCGCCAAACCAAGACTGCGCTATCAAATTGGTGGTGACTCTAAAATTGTTTGTTTCCTGAATTGGTTGCTGCCCGCCCGGCTTATGGATTTCGTGATGGGTCTGTCCTTAAATAACAAGGCGCTAAAGCCGTAACTGCATTTTTAAAAACTCCCAGCTAGTTGATTGTAACAGCCGAGGTACAGAGAGCCTCACGGTCAAAGGGCTGTATTACAGTCTCAAACGGTGAGAAGCGCTGACGCGCTTGCCTGGTCGATGGCGCTGTGCCCATTGGTGAAGCGCATCTGCAATGGGGTTGGCGTTGGTTTGTCGGATTTCTTGCTGCTGCAGGTCATGCGGAAATCAGCAAATCATGCCCATCGTAGTCGTCTGGCCTCTTATAAAAAGGTGTTTTCAACGCAACAGAATTTATATAGACTTGTACCATATGGTATGCATTGCATACTATTTAGTTCCGCGTTTGGTGAGGCTAGGCTGAATAGCAAAGCAGCGCGAACAGCTGGTTCTATAGAGCACTCCGCTTCGACAGGGTTCTTGAAACTGAACGATACCAAGATGGGAACGATGTATGACTGCAACCGGTTTGGAATTGATGTCTAATAGGCCGAGCCTGGTAATGCCGGAGCTGGCTGAAAACCTGATACTCTGGGCAGCTTCTTTATCCGCTCTGATAATGGTGTACTTCGCGATCAACATATGCCGAAGGGACCAGGTCGTCTATCCGATCTTCCTGCTTATCGGTGCAGCCGCATGTACCTTTCATGAACCATTTGTAAGCCTGCTGGGGCATTTTACATATCCTCAGATTGGTCAGCGTACGGCTTTTGTTTTGCTCGGAATTGCCATTCCCCTCTTTCATCCTATCGTAGCCGTGACGTACATGGGCGGGGTAGTGACATGGATTTTTGTCAAACTTGAACGCAATCAATTATCTGCTCGGGGGTGGTGGGGCTTCTTCTCAATAACTACTGTGTTTGCGCTTGTTTTTGAGCCACCGCTGATCAGCGCGGGGCTCTGGAAATACTTCGGCGAAAATCAGTCGTTCATGCTATATGGCTTTCCTATAATCTGGTCGATCGCTAACGCCGCTGCACTGATGTTGGTTGGACTGATAGCTCATTTAATTTGGAGCAGTCTGTTGCTCAAACGCAGAACCTGGAGCCTCGCGCTCCTGACACCGCTACTGCTTTTCGCGTGCCACGTACCGATCGTTTCACCGGTTTACATAGCTCTCAATAGCACAAGCAGCGTTACGCTCAATAACATAGCAGCCTTTTGCTCGGCTCTTTTTGCAGTTGGGGCGGTATATCTTGGTGGTCGTGTTCTTGAGAGATGTGCCAAGGCATGATGGCGCCTTATAGTTTTACCCAAACACCACCGGTGTCCAGTGAAGAGCAGCTTAATTGATTG encodes:
- a CDS encoding SDR family NAD(P)-dependent oxidoreductase, whose translation is MNKNKPSCVLVTGAARGIGRRLVERAILRGDFTVAVVRKDSDLNAFGEHPNLRVVVMDFADTQSVERGFAQVDQELEGRDLKVVVHCAAISGPGAVEITSVEKFQQVINTNTLGSLRLLKQSIPRLRGHGGRVVLVTSLWGQASGPLLGAYCASKHAIESLADTLRRETRGMNLHVVVAEPGVVQTDMLEDQASFVNEHVGRLPPSMREQYENLYLRYHKLVSTVKGIDTDACSEGLERAMFSAKPRLRYQIGGDSKIVCFLNWLLPARLMDFVMGLSLNNKALKP
- a CDS encoding MaoC family dehydratase yields the protein MAGRYFDQLNIDDAFEHETRKTITESDNTWFCGITYNPAQIHIDADYCKNTEFGKPLVNSVLTLGFIIGVSVQDTTLGTTVANLGFSEVQFPNPVFYGDTLRSVTTVTEKRKSKSRKNAGIVTFTHTGYNQNDQVVCKCTRQALMLCAPGNS
- a CDS encoding acetyl-CoA hydrolase/transferase family protein, yielding MPTSEALNDFVKRLKPGMTVYVPGVSGESLAFYRALKATPDACMGVRFVGALFPGINRSDYLGLHPESRQRNYFMLPGLRAGLEDGRAELLPLDYPGIFRDLQQNTEIDVAVAQVTPPDASGHCSLGLSQDFIPAVWDKAKIKVLHINPSLPRTQGSFRIRFHDADVCCDETSDVVHYSNPVPGTLQHDIAEHVVNLVNDGDTLELGIGKLPSAVLEGLTSHRDLKIYSGMVLPNVSSLIDSGSIKGRGAVRTGAALGDTQFYERLDKDPTFYFQPVSESHSVRRISEIPGFCAINSAIEVDLFGQINSDSVKGRQLAGVGGLPSFVAGARLSERGRSIIVLPSMTDNQKFSRIVPALSSMCCTAVPRHDADYVITEQGVANLRGLSIHERAQALISIAAPSIRDELFEEWRSIIKRL
- a CDS encoding aromatic ring-hydroxylating oxygenase subunit alpha gives rise to the protein MSNVQDEFNQFQRGLGTELSPTWRELAQADSKSVPKFLIEESSPNLGSGKIPPERYTSMDFHRQEVEKLWKRTWQVACREEEIPEAGDHFVYKVAGLSFLVVRCADMQLKAYWNVCLHRGRCLVDKSGSGAKHIRCGYHAWTWTLEGKLAFYPGAWDFPDVEAEKFSLREVLIDTWGGFVFINPDLNAIPLREHLGLMASHFDRWPLDKRFTLWHVQKRVNANWKVTMEAFLESYHVIQTHPQALSSVAEHGTQYDIYDEGEAHFSRLITPTGVPSKHAKDATALGAIADVWALLNALRSDEANSLPDDINSRATIAEWRRQTMASMTHSDYSDLSDAEMLDTIQYYLFPNFCPWYGEGLPLSYVFRPDSDSPDSCYFDIWMLVRAPDEGVRPPAAKTLYLEPEEKLEPHIGAMGEIFDQDNDNMPFVHLGMKSWPGDPEGVTLGRYQESRIRHFHQVLMKVLGRP